From the genome of Toxoplasma gondii ME49 chromosome XII, whole genome shotgun sequence:
TTTCTTTTGCCGTCGTAGAACGCTTCCACATGTTTTTCAGGGCTTCCTACACAGTTTTTGccagtctctctccattccccgtgctccttctctctttttcgacgGCCTCTCGAGCCTGAAAACCTATTCCTCACACCCAGCATCTGGCGGgtgtttcctgtttcttttttcggaGACGGGGCGTACCCTCGAGTTTCCTTGTTGCCTCTACTTGTCCTCGCGGCGAAACTCCTTCTTACTTCACTCGTGGAGACTGGCCAGATGCTgggaaagagggagaagattCGAAAAACGCAGCAGAGGAGTTGACGACTCAAAATCAGTTGAGGTCGCTCGCGCGGTCGACCGGCCGTGTGCTTCGCCGCACTGCATGGCCGCAATGGAGAAGGGGATTTCGTAGGTTTCTAGAGGAATTGTCGAAAGAAGGCGTCATAGCAGACAAGAGTTTTTTTGTCGACTCTCCAGAcgctgtgtttcttcttgtggGTGGTGTTACCGGGGTCGAATTGGATTCACGGGCGGCGGATTCTCGTCGAGtatccttctttcttctgagcgttcgtctctctgtgtccgaGCGCCCTTTCATCAGGCCTTGCGAGGGAGCGGACCGGTTTTCCAGAGTTTCTGAATTGTTCGCGGCGTTCCCAAGGAAGCCGCTCACTGGTCCTAAGTTGCCTGCGCGTTTTGCTTCGTCAAGCGAAGGGCCGTCTGTCTAGACCGATCGTGAACTCAAGAGCGACCGCCAGTTGGTGCCGCCCACAAACTGCGTTTCGTCTGGGGTGTCTGGGCGTCCTCGCGTCCTCGGCGGAAGAGCCGCttcagaagctgcagagtcCATGTCGCTTTTCGCTCGGCGGAAcgtgaagaagagcagcagcCGGAAGGCGGCGCTGTTGGAGGAGGATGAACCGGGAAGTGGAGTGGACAACGCAGAAGACAGCGGCCGACTTTCTTCGATAAGTTTCGGCGCGCGAACGTCTgctccagtttcttcttttgtctcttcggaCTTGTCCTCCGGGTCTTCGAGAAATGCTTCGGAAAACGCGGTCCCTGCCTCAGCTGCCGCGCTGGCTGCGGCAAACCAAATCCGCGAGCAAGCCGCGGTGGCTGCTGCACGGTCGCATGCGTCGTCTGCCGTCGCGGCTCGAGCGTCTTTGAGTTTCTCCTTGACAGACGGTTCTCACTCCAGTTCCTCCGGCCTTGGCGCAGACGCCTTCGACGCTACACACGCACCCAACAACGACGCCGGAACTGTCTCCGGCCGCTTGAGCCACTCTGGGCGAGCGGCCGCGGGTGGATGTACACCTCGAGGCGCGGCTCAGGGGACTTGCCAGGGTGAGGAGGCCTCGCGGCGGCCGGCGGGGGGCGCGGGTCGCGGCGGTTTGAGTTTCTCTGGACTGGACGACGAGGCGGACGACGACGGCTTTTTccaagtgaagaagagcaaagCGAGTAAGCGACTTCAGCGGGAGAAGGAGCGCGAGTCACGCTCGGACAACCTGGACCGATTTGAGAGGGGCAAAACAGCACCGTGCGCGAGCCCCGAGAAGGTCCGCGGTGCTCCATCGAGCGAGTCTGGAAAGAGTAAGCTGGTGCTGCAGGCGACCGGTCTGCGCCTCTTGGTTAACCAGACACACCGGCAGCGGCCGCAGTTCTCTGAAGAGGCGGGAGACGGCGCCCGTGGGTCTTCGAAGAGCGAGCGCGGAAAGAGTCTTTCCGACGAGCCGCGAGGCGGCGGGTCttcccgcgtctcctctcagaAGCCGGCGCCTTCTGCGGCTGGATCCCTCAAAGCCGAAGAGACGCCGGACCGGCGCGATGGCGACGCCTGCTGGAAGGGAGGGAGACCTGCGCTGGCGCctggcgccgccgccgcggaGAAGATTCTGTCGCTCGCGGAGCTGGAGGAGGCTGAGGCCCGGCAGAGGTCGGGGCGCGTCGAAACGGACGCGAGTTGCGGGGTGCCGGCGAGTCGCGACggggacgaagacgacgttGCGTCGATGGCCAGGCTCGCGCgggcgcagagacagcgcgcgCGGATGAtcgagaagggagaactGATTCCTGCAGATTCGGCCGCGGCGCTGACGGGAGAGTGGGGCACCGCCGTCAGACTGAAGAAGCGCCAGCAGCAGCAACTCGAGACGCTGCGGTCGTGGCGAGACGACGGctgcgaggaagcagaggacggggacgaggaggagccgagacgcgagagcgatgacgagggagatgaagaagaagaccctgCTCTACGGCTGAAGGAGCAACTCCAGCTTCTGAAGGTCCAGGAACGGCAGCACGGTGTGGGGCGGCCgggggagaacgaagaggaagaagcctgGGAGGCCTGGGAGCGAGAAAAAATCCTCAAGGGCGCGGGAAGGAAACACTTGCTGCGGCAACAACAACTCTTCGAGAGACGCCAACAAGAGCAACAGGAGTACCTTCAACAGCAGGTGTACCTCCAGCAGCAGGGGGGCTGGACGCCCGCAGACGCGCTTCAGCAACTGAACCTCctccagcagcagcagcgccaCCAGCAACGGCTGTTGAACCAACTCGCGAACCCCCAGGACAGCCACTCGGAGCAGTCCTCCGAACCTCTCGCCGCGTCCACCGCGGCGGGCCTGGTGGAGGCGCCAACGAGCGCGGCGTGGCTGAAAGAAGTGTGGGGCGTTGACGGGGCAAATGCACAGGCTCGCGCCGCCCTCGCCTGGCTgaaggaagaggcgcagcagctgcgtctcctcgaggtagccgaggaagagcagaaggaggagcgCCGGCGCCAGCGGGCGAACGCGGCTGAGAAGCTGCGCCTGTTGGAGGTGCGGCAGCTGGGCGTGGGGAAGCGCATGGACGACTTGCAGGACTTTCTGATTTTCGTCGAGGACCTGGCGGGGTTCATTTTGGCGAAGGAAGGCGCAGTTCAgcaggcgcaggcgacgaTCGAGGAGATGGAGCGCGAGGTCGCGGACAAGAAGTTCGAGAGACGGCTTCTGGAGTTCGACGACTGTCGCCGCGAAGCCTTCAGAAGAACGAGACCTGGACAAGACGCGACCGACTCCGACAGTTCCAGCGACGACGAACGCGATGAGTTTGGTCGCAGCCGCAAGTACACGCAGAAGCTGCAACGCAGCGACCGCGCAAAAGCCAGACGCGCCAGGCGCTTGGCAAGGCGACAGTCTTCCGAAAAAGGAGCTTCCCATGAGGCCCTCAGAGAGACAACTGCCTCTCCAGCTGCTGTGCGTATGCAGCGCATTCGCCAGGGCGCGACCCGCGCCGGAAGAGACACCGTAGGGCCGGTGCAGGGTCCTGCGGGGCAGGAGGGCCTGTGGGGTGTGCTGGGGGAGACCCTCGGGGACGGCTGGGCGAcgagcgaggacgaagaagacggcgtCGGCCGGttgcggagagacagaagcaagtTTAGCGCAGCCGCGTCGGAGGTCATGGAGGATGTGGCAGAGGCCTTTGTGTCGGTCGCGGCGGTTTtggaggaagtcgagaaaatgaagaaatGGTGCGGCGCCGAGTTCGCTGCACTGCGGATCCTCGAACAAGTCCCAGACATGATCAAGACGCAGGTGCGGTGGCAACTTCTTTGGTGGAACCCACTGGCGATCGCGGACGAGTTGGCGAAGAACGAGGCCAGGGGCGACAAGACTCGCGCCTGGGTCTCTGAAGCCTCGCTGGAAAACTTCGACTGGTTCCTCGAGCTCGGCCTCTTCATCGACAAATTGGACGAACTGTCCGGCGCGCCCCTGCCACAGTCTGCCTCTTCAGAAAAGGTGAGGATCCCGAACAGGCGACGCGTTCGCCTTGTGTGAAGTTCTTCCAAGTGGTGTTGGTCACATCTGCTCGCTTCGCTCTTTGCTGCAACTGCGGGGAGGCCCCCGCCGGCGCGCGCAGGGACGCTGACCCTCTGTGGACCTCCTCTTCAC
Proteins encoded in this window:
- a CDS encoding hypothetical protein (encoded by transcript TGME49_300330), producing MSLFARRNVKKSSSRKAALLEEDEPGSGVDNAEDSGRLSSISFGARTSAPVSSFVSSDLSSGSSRNASENAVPASAAALAAANQIREQAAVAAARSHASSAVAARASLSFSLTDGSHSSSSGLGADAFDATHAPNNDAGTVSGRLSHSGRAAAGGCTPRGAAQGTCQGEEASRRPAGGAGRGGLSFSGLDDEADDDGFFQVKKSKASKRLQREKERESRSDNLDRFERGKTAPCASPEKVRGAPSSESGKSKLVLQATGLRLLVNQTHRQRPQFSEEAGDGARGSSKSERGKSLSDEPRGGGSSRVSSQKPAPSAAGSLKAEETPDRRDGDACWKGGRPALAPGAAAAEKILSLAELEEAEARQRSGRVETDASCGVPASRDGDEDDVASMARLARAQRQRARMIEKGELIPADSAAALTGEWGTAVRLKKRQQQQLETLRSWRDDGCEEAEDGDEEEPRRESDDEGDEEEDPALRLKEQLQLLKVQERQHGVGRPGENEEEEAWEAWEREKILKGAGRKHLLRQQQLFERRQQEQQEYLQQQVYLQQQGGWTPADALQQLNLLQQQQRHQQRLLNQLANPQDSHSEQSSEPLAASTAAGLVEAPTSAAWLKEVWGVDGANAQARAALAWLKEEAQQLRLLEVAEEEQKEERRRQRANAAEKLRLLEVRQLGVGKRMDDLQDFLIFVEDLAGFILAKEGAVQQAQATIEEMEREVADKKFERRLLEFDDCRREAFRRTRPGQDATDSDSSSDDERDEFGRSRKYTQKLQRSDRAKARRARRLARRQSSEKGASHEALRETTASPAAVRMQRIRQGATRAGRDTVGPVQGPAGQEGLWGVLGETLGDGWATSEDEEDGVGRLRRDRSKFSAAASEVMEDVAEAFVSVAAVLEEVEKMKKWCGAEFAALRILEQVPDMIKTQVRWQLLWWNPLAIADELAKNEARGDKTRAWVSEASLENFDWFLELGLFIDKLDELSGAPLPQSASSEKVRQPTSATGKEGEEGSEKVSGETCDPSTVMSEVVKQCVVPRAAAALKCTDITSFASVNRAAQLLGELLLFRDENSLPHLTKVLQDFVAFVVAQVSALLPADFVKQVVADVPQFPPSPQGCGGEVTQDEAATKKELVELFLHRALKIAGCCACFMDILSDSLLLHICMQEIFVDRVKPLLPTLPPSEQLVVLGAFIHLLPLRWVLQLQEESPGESGATPRMQQLLGAVVALGEAVVDEAEQAEVLLLLKKLSPQEEAEKIQRVFEQRHGQRLSQQ